Proteins encoded together in one Lagopus muta isolate bLagMut1 chromosome 3, bLagMut1 primary, whole genome shotgun sequence window:
- the LOC125690884 gene encoding E3 ubiquitin-protein ligase MYLIP encodes MLCYVTRPDAVVMEVEVEAKANGEDCLNQVCRRLGIIEVDYFGLQFTGSKGENLWLNLRNRISQQMDGLAPYRFKLRVKFFVEPHLILQEQTRHMFFLHIKEDLLAGNLQCSSEHAIELSALLAQMKFGDYNQNTAKYNYEELCAKELTTTILESIIAKHKELEGLSQASAEYQVLQIVTALENYGVEWHSVRDSEGQKLLIGVGPEGISICKDDFSPINRIAYPVVQMATQSGKNVYLTVTKESGNSVVLLFKMISTRAASGLYRAITETHAFYRCDTVTSAVMMQYSRDLKGHLASLFLNENINLGKKYVFDIKRTSKEVYDHARRALYNAGIVDLVSRSDQTPPSSPLKSSESSMNCDNCEGLSCQQTKALQEKLRKLKESMLCMVCCEEEINSTFCPCGHTVCCKACAAQLQSCPVCRSRVEHVQHVYLPTHTSLLNLTVI; translated from the exons ATGCTGTGCTATGTGACCAGGCCGGACGCGGTGGTGATGGAGGTGGAGGTAGAGGCGAAAGCCAACGGCGAGGACTGCCTCAACCAG GTTTGCAGAAGGTTGGGGATCATAGAAGTTGATTACTTCGGACTGCAGTTCACTGGCAGCAAAGGGGAGAATCTATGGCTGAATCTGAGGAACAGGATTTCCCAGCAGATGGATGGTTTAGCTCCTTATCGGTTTAAATTAAGAGTCAAGTTCTTTGTAGAGCCGCATCTGATCTTACAAGAACAGACTAG GCATATGTTTTTCTTGCATATAAAAGAAGATCTTTTGGCTGGTAATCTTCAGTGTTCCTCAGAGCATGCAATCGAACTCAGTGCATTGTTGGCTCAGATGAAGTTTGGAGACTATAACCAGAACACTGCCAAGTACAATTATGAAGAGCTGTGTGCAAAAGAGCTCACCACTACTATTCTGGAGag CATTATTGCAAagcacaaggagctggaaggTCTAAGTCAAGCTTCTGCTGAATATCAGGTTCTACAGATTGTGACAGCACTGGAGAACTATGGGGTAGAGTGGCACTCTGTTAGAGACAGTGAAGGGCAAAAGCTCCTTATCGGTGTTGGACCTGAAGGCATATCCATCTGTAAAGATGACTTTAGTCCTATCAACAG gatTGCTTATCCTGTCGTTCAGATGGCAACTCAGTCTGGGAAAAATGTGTACCTGACTGTTACTAAGGAGTCTGGTAACAGCGTCGTTCTCCTGTTTAAGATGATCAGTACAAGGGCAGCGAGTGGACTCTACAGAGCAATTACAGAGACCCACGCGTTTTACAG GTGTGACACTGTCACTAGTGCTGTCATGATGCAATATAGTCGAGACTTAAAGGGTCACCTAGCATCTCTGTTCctgaatgaaaacattaatcttgggaaaaaatatgtctttgacattaaaagaacctcaaaaGAGGTTTATGATCATGCAAGAAGAGCTCTCTATAATGCTGGCATTGTGGATCTTGTTTCAAGAAGTGACCAAACCCCACCAAGTTCTCCTCTGAAATCTTCAGAGAGTAGCATGAACTGTGACAATTGTGAGGGCCTTAGCTGCCAACAAACAAAAGCTCTGCAAGAGAAATTACGGAAGCTAAAGGAGTCCATGCTTTGTATGGTGTGttgtgaagaggaaataaattcaACCTTTTGTCCCTGTGGCCATACAGTGTGCTGCAAGGCCTGTGCTGCCCAGTTACAG tcaTGTCCTGTTTGCAGATCTCGTGTAGAGCATGTCCAGCATGTGTACTTGCCAACCCACACTAGTCTCCTCAATCTGACTGTGATATGA